Proteins encoded within one genomic window of Argiope bruennichi chromosome 7, qqArgBrue1.1, whole genome shotgun sequence:
- the LOC129975721 gene encoding ubiquitin-fold modifier-conjugating enzyme 1, translating into MVDEGTRKTLSKIPLLKTKAGPRDKELWPVRLKEEYQALIQYVQNNKDSDNDWFRLESNKDGTQWFGKCWYIHELMKYEFPIEFDIPVTYPTTAPEIAIPELDGKTAKMYRGGKICLTDHFKPLWARNVPKFGIAHAMALGLGPWLAVEIPDLIQKGIVVHKEGPST; encoded by the exons atgGTTGATGAAGGTACTAGAAAAACTTTGAGTAAAATACCTCTCTTGAAAACGAAAGCAGGTCCTCGTGATAAAGAATTGTGGCCAGTTCGCTTGAAAGAAGAATATCAAGCATTAATTCAG tatgttcaaaataataaagacaGTGACAACGATTGGTTTCGTCTAGAGTCCAATAAAGATGGAACTCAGTGGTTTGGAAAGTGTTGGTATATACATGAACTTATGAAATACGAATTTCCTATAGAATTTGAC ATTCCAGTGACTTATCCAACAACAGCACCAGAAATAGCTATACCAGAATTGGATGGAAAAACAGCTAAAATGTATCG tGGAGGCAAAATCTGCTTGACTGACCATTTTAAACCACTCTGGGCTCGCAATGTTCCAAAATTTGGAATAGCTCATGCTATGGCTTTAGGA CTGGGTCCTTGGCTGGCTGTGGAAATTCCAGATTTAATTCAGAAAGGTATTGTTGTCCATAAAGAAGGCCCATCTACTTGA